From a single Staphylococcus epidermidis genomic region:
- a CDS encoding GNAT family N-acetyltransferase yields MEEIRPITYQDKEAYYYYIQEWYENEEKVVPGNTDIANYSSFNNMVDRLNCSEVDEGFVPTTTLFYFKDSIIIGAVDIRHQLNDKLSNIGGHVGYGVAKSYRGKGYATILLEKALDELKTLNVEVVLMTCNPLNFASQTVMKKCGGYQIESYIKKNGKPVHRYHIPNTK; encoded by the coding sequence GTGGAGGAAATAAGACCAATAACCTATCAAGATAAAGAGGCATACTATTATTATATTCAAGAGTGGTATGAAAATGAGGAAAAAGTGGTACCAGGGAATACAGATATTGCCAATTATAGTTCATTTAACAATATGGTTGATCGGCTTAATTGTAGTGAAGTTGATGAGGGTTTTGTACCGACTACAACACTATTTTATTTTAAAGATTCAATTATTATAGGTGCTGTTGATATCAGACATCAATTAAATGATAAACTATCTAATATTGGTGGTCATGTGGGATACGGTGTAGCTAAATCTTATAGAGGGAAAGGTTACGCTACTATCCTTCTAGAAAAGGCTTTAGATGAACTTAAGACATTAAATGTAGAGGTCGTACTTATGACTTGTAATCCACTTAATTTTGCTTCTCAAACAGTGATGAAGAAATGTGGTGGATATCAAATTGAATCCTATATTAAAAAAAATGGTAAACCTGTTCATCGATATCATATACCTAATACAAAATAA
- a CDS encoding M20 family metallopeptidase, whose protein sequence is MFDWFQLASNKEKRMVQLRRYLHQYPELSFEEKRTHDFIVNQLSQLACTIETPVGRNGIKATFKGSDSNGPTIALRADFDALPVQELNDVPYRSKNKGCMHACGHDGHTAILLGVAEIVHEHRHLLKGNVVFIFQYGEEIMPGGSQEMIDDGCLQNVDKIYGTHLWSGYPSGTIYSRPGAIMASPDEFSVTIYGKGGHGAKPHETIDPIVIMAEFILSAQKIISRTIDPVKEAVLTFGMIQAGSTDSVIPDTAFCKGTVRTFDTKLQSHVQNKMDKLLQGLSLSNDITYELEYIKGYLPVHNHQQSYDVVKQAANDLHLRFNESDLMMIGEDFSHYLKVRPGAFFLTGCGNKDKGITAPHHNPHFDIDESSLKYAASEFLKILEIENVF, encoded by the coding sequence GTGTTTGATTGGTTTCAATTAGCAAGTAATAAAGAAAAGAGAATGGTGCAATTACGACGATATTTGCATCAATACCCAGAACTTTCTTTTGAGGAAAAACGTACGCATGATTTTATTGTAAATCAATTGAGCCAATTAGCATGCACCATAGAAACACCAGTTGGACGTAATGGTATAAAAGCAACTTTTAAAGGATCTGATTCAAATGGACCAACGATTGCATTACGAGCAGATTTCGATGCACTACCTGTTCAAGAATTAAATGATGTACCCTATCGTTCAAAAAATAAAGGGTGCATGCATGCTTGTGGACATGACGGACATACAGCTATTTTGCTTGGAGTAGCTGAAATTGTTCATGAGCATCGTCATTTATTGAAAGGTAATGTTGTTTTTATATTCCAATATGGTGAGGAAATTATGCCAGGTGGTTCTCAAGAGATGATTGATGATGGCTGTCTACAGAATGTCGATAAAATATATGGCACACACTTATGGAGTGGTTATCCATCTGGGACAATCTATTCTAGACCTGGAGCAATAATGGCTTCACCAGATGAATTTAGTGTGACTATATATGGAAAAGGTGGTCACGGTGCAAAACCACACGAAACAATAGACCCTATTGTCATTATGGCTGAGTTTATTTTAAGTGCCCAAAAAATAATTTCTCGAACAATTGATCCAGTAAAGGAAGCTGTTCTTACTTTCGGAATGATTCAAGCAGGATCAACAGATAGTGTTATTCCAGATACAGCTTTTTGTAAAGGTACTGTACGTACTTTTGACACAAAATTACAAAGTCATGTTCAAAATAAAATGGATAAGCTCTTACAAGGTTTATCTTTATCAAACGATATTACATATGAATTGGAATATATTAAAGGTTATTTACCAGTACACAATCATCAACAATCATATGATGTAGTCAAACAAGCAGCTAATGATTTACATTTAAGATTTAATGAGTCAGACTTAATGATGATTGGTGAGGACTTTTCACATTACCTTAAAGTACGACCTGGTGCATTCTTCTTAACTGGTTGTGGTAATAAAGACAAAGGCATTACTGCACCTCATCATAATCCTCATTTTGACATTGATGAATCTTCATTAAAATATGCAGCTAGTGAATTTTTAAAAATATTAGAAATTGAAAATGTTTTTTAA
- the tuf gene encoding elongation factor Tu, translating into MAKEKFDRSKEHANIGTIGHVDHGKTTLTAAIATVLAKNGDTVAQSYDMIDNAPEEKERGITINTAHIEYQTDKRHYAHVDCPGHADYVKNMITGAAQMDGGILVVSAADGPMPQTREHILLSRNVGVPALVVFLNKVDMVDDEELLELVEMEVRDLLSEYDFPGDDVPVIAGSALKALEGDAEYEQKILDLMQAVDDYIPTPERDSDKPFMMPVEDVFSITGRGTVATGRVERGQIKVGEEVEIIGMHETSKTTVTGVEMFRKLLDYAEAGDNIGALLRGVAREDVQRGQVLAAPGSITPHTKFKAEVYVLSKDEGGRHTPFFTNYRPQFYFRTTDVTGVVNLPEGTEMVMPGDNVEMTVELIAPIAIEDGTRFSIREGGRTVGSGVVTEIFE; encoded by the coding sequence ATGGCAAAAGAAAAATTTGATCGCTCAAAAGAACATGCCAATATTGGTACTATCGGTCACGTTGACCATGGTAAAACAACTTTAACAGCTGCTATCGCAACTGTATTAGCTAAAAATGGTGACACTGTTGCACAATCATACGATATGATTGACAACGCTCCAGAAGAAAAAGAACGTGGTATTACAATCAATACTGCACATATCGAATACCAAACTGACAAACGTCACTATGCTCACGTTGACTGCCCAGGACACGCTGACTATGTTAAAAACATGATCACTGGTGCAGCTCAAATGGACGGCGGTATCTTAGTTGTATCTGCTGCTGACGGTCCAATGCCACAAACTCGTGAACACATCTTATTATCACGTAACGTTGGTGTACCAGCATTAGTTGTATTCTTAAACAAAGTTGACATGGTAGACGACGAAGAATTATTAGAATTAGTTGAAATGGAAGTTCGTGACTTATTAAGCGAATATGACTTCCCAGGTGACGATGTACCTGTAATCGCTGGTTCTGCATTAAAAGCATTAGAAGGCGATGCTGAATACGAACAAAAAATCTTAGACTTAATGCAAGCAGTTGATGATTACATTCCAACTCCAGAACGTGATTCTGACAAACCATTCATGATGCCAGTTGAGGACGTATTCTCAATCACTGGTCGTGGTACTGTTGCTACAGGCCGTGTTGAACGTGGTCAAATCAAAGTTGGTGAAGAAGTTGAAATCATCGGTATGCACGAAACTTCTAAAACAACTGTTACTGGTGTAGAAATGTTCCGTAAATTATTAGACTACGCTGAAGCTGGTGACAACATCGGTGCTTTATTACGTGGTGTTGCACGTGAAGACGTACAACGTGGTCAAGTATTAGCTGCTCCTGGTTCTATTACACCACACACAAAATTCAAAGCTGAAGTATACGTATTATCTAAAGATGAAGGTGGACGTCACACTCCATTCTTCACTAACTATCGCCCACAATTCTATTTCCGTACTACTGACGTAACTGGTGTTGTAAACTTACCAGAAGGTACAGAAATGGTTATGCCTGGCGACAACGTTGAAATGACAGTTGAATTAATCGCTCCAATCGCTATCGAAGACGGAACTCGTTTCTCAATTCGTGAAGGTGGACGTACTGTTGGATCAGGCGTTGTAACTGAAATCTTTGAATAA